A genomic segment from Blastopirellula marina encodes:
- a CDS encoding acetolactate decarboxylase, whose translation MKIPHVFVSQVTLLSVLLLGVPASAGENDTQVDSLVQYGTMHEAIGQQQAEGRVRFSELTRRPHFYGVAALEGLHGEGTIYDGKVTITTVDESGNLQSNTGKSPDAQATMLVGSYIPSWTQHEVTQEVPPSEFDRYIENAANQAGLKMNEPFVFTIEGDFSNVDLHVINGACPIHARMKKIELPKDRQPFEAEIPAIDGKLVGIFAKDAVGKLTHPATSTHIHLLYSDPKTGKTVTGHIEKIGLQKGAVLRLPEN comes from the coding sequence ATGAAGATTCCTCATGTCTTTGTAAGCCAGGTCACACTACTCTCTGTATTGCTCTTGGGAGTTCCTGCTTCTGCGGGTGAGAACGATACCCAAGTAGACTCATTGGTCCAGTATGGAACAATGCACGAGGCCATCGGGCAGCAGCAAGCCGAAGGGCGGGTACGGTTCAGCGAATTGACCAGACGTCCACATTTCTATGGTGTCGCGGCGTTGGAAGGACTGCATGGCGAAGGAACGATCTATGACGGGAAAGTTACCATCACAACCGTCGACGAGTCCGGCAACCTACAATCGAACACAGGTAAATCGCCAGACGCTCAAGCCACGATGCTCGTCGGATCTTACATCCCTTCATGGACTCAACATGAAGTGACACAAGAGGTTCCCCCCAGTGAGTTCGACAGATACATCGAAAACGCGGCGAACCAGGCAGGCCTGAAAATGAATGAGCCGTTCGTATTTACTATCGAGGGTGACTTCAGCAATGTTGACCTGCATGTCATTAACGGCGCGTGTCCCATCCATGCACGCATGAAAAAGATCGAACTTCCCAAGGATCGGCAACCGTTCGAGGCAGAAATACCAGCGATAGACGGCAAGCTAGTGGGAATATTCGCCAAAGACGCGGTCGGTAAACTGACACATCCAGCGACATCGACCCATATTCACCTGTTGTATAGCGATCCGAAGACAGGAAAGACCGTTACGGGGCATATCGAAAAAATCGGATTGCAGAAGGGAGCAGTGCTGCGTCTGCCTGAGAATTAA
- a CDS encoding DUF3302 domain-containing protein, whose amino-acid sequence MDLIFIFAWFVIALIFCVFVAVVIVLGSLPGNIARKRNHPHVDAINAASWIGLALGGAIWPIAFIWAFIPFGQDSSMNSDENPVVGK is encoded by the coding sequence ATGGATTTAATCTTTATCTTTGCTTGGTTTGTCATCGCATTGATATTTTGCGTGTTCGTGGCAGTGGTCATCGTGCTGGGATCGCTTCCTGGCAATATTGCCCGCAAGCGTAATCACCCTCACGTGGATGCCATTAACGCTGCCAGTTGGATTGGACTCGCCTTGGGAGGTGCGATTTGGCCGATTGCCTTTATCTGGGCCTTTATTCCTTTTGGCCAAGACTCATCCATGAATTCCGACGAAAATCCCGTCGTCGGAAAGTAG
- a CDS encoding ZIP family metal transporter, whose product MNTLLWIICSGIAMSLIALIGSLTLALKQATLDKILLPLVAFAAGSLIGGALFHMIPASVQQMGNDISVYVWIVTGFLTFLALEQFLNWHHSHQIEAQKREPLTYLILVADGLHNFIGGLFVAASFLIDFRLGLTAWLAAAAHEVPQELGDFAVLVHGGWSKSGALLYNFLSGLTFLFGGLVAYGVSHSINVDFLVAFAAGNFLYIGAADLIPEIKKGSTLRINVIHFSAFAAGLAVLLTIRLWMTHDA is encoded by the coding sequence ATGAACACACTTCTGTGGATCATTTGTTCGGGCATCGCCATGAGCCTAATTGCTCTCATCGGTAGCCTCACGCTCGCATTGAAGCAAGCTACGCTTGACAAGATATTGCTCCCTCTGGTCGCATTCGCGGCAGGATCGCTCATCGGCGGTGCCCTGTTTCACATGATTCCGGCGTCGGTTCAACAAATGGGCAACGATATCTCTGTCTACGTCTGGATCGTGACAGGTTTTCTGACTTTCCTGGCTCTCGAACAGTTTCTCAACTGGCACCACAGCCACCAAATCGAAGCCCAAAAACGCGAACCTCTAACTTACCTCATCCTGGTTGCAGATGGGCTACACAACTTTATTGGCGGGCTATTCGTCGCCGCCAGCTTTCTGATCGACTTCCGCCTGGGACTTACCGCATGGCTTGCAGCTGCAGCGCACGAGGTTCCGCAGGAACTGGGGGACTTTGCCGTGCTAGTACATGGTGGGTGGTCGAAATCAGGGGCATTGCTCTACAACTTCCTTTCTGGTTTGACGTTCTTGTTCGGCGGGCTGGTTGCGTATGGCGTCTCGCACTCCATCAATGTCGACTTCCTTGTTGCTTTCGCGGCGGGAAATTTCCTCTACATTGGGGCGGCCGACTTGATTCCCGAGATTAAGAAGGGAAGTACATTAAGGATCAACGTCATCCACTTCTCCGCTTTCGCCGCAGGACTTGCCGTCCTTCTAACCATCCGCCTCTGGATGACGCATGACGCCTGA